CTCCGCGTGCCCGACCTGCCGGCATTCGACGCCTTGCGAGCGCGCCTGGAGACGCTGGGTTTCACCCACGACCAGCCCACGCTGACCCAGGTGGGCCGTATCGAAAACGTGATCGCGGCGCTCAGCCACCTGGGCACCGAAGGCGTATCGCTCGACGAGCGCCCCGACGCCGCCTGGACAGCCATGTTTCTGGGCGAAGGCTTCGACCCGGTGGACGGCGCCAGCCGCGCCGCCTCGCTGGCCCGCGCGCAGGGCACGCGCTACGTGAGCCTGCGGGAAGGAGAAAGTCAAAACAGCCATACAACACTGGCCTGCGCCGCCGCGTCGTTCGGCCATGGTTGGCTGGGTCTGCATGGTTTGCGCACCGAAGCGCGGCAACGCGGGAGAGGGCTGGCCGGGAAAGTGTTGCTGACCATGGCGCAGGAAGCTCGGGCGCAAGGCATGGAGCGTATGTACTTGCAGGTGCACGACAGCAGCACCTCAGCGCTGGCGCTGTATCGCCGGGTTGGGCTGGAGACGGCTTGGGGTTACAGGTATTGGCGGTCTGGATCGGCGTAGCAATCAGATTTGGATGGGTGTACCAGTCGCCTGTTTATTGCGCTTCAGGCTGCACGCTTGGTACTGATACTGGTTGTATGGATGTGTGTAACGCCATTCAGTTGTGGGCTCCCAATGGCTCGCCAACGCCGTCTCGAAATTTGTCAGATCTGTTGTGCTTGTACATAAATCCAGTGGATCGACGTAACTTTGTGAATGCAAACAAGATCTTCAGATTTTTGGCGCCATGGTATTTCGTGGCTGCTGTGGGTATCAGGTGAGACACGAACTACGTCAATGCTAAACCGCATTGTGGTGAAGCAAGTGTCCTCGACGATCCTCGCTACGTCGAAAAAAGGTCGGAAGCCAGGCAACGTAAGCCTCTCTATGTTGGGGCGCCTACCGCATACGAAGGCATCCATTTCAAGTGCAATCACTGTGGACTGGTTTTCACAATATGAAAAATGGAGTCGAGATGAAGCCAGACTTGTTGATGCAAACCTACCTAGAAGAGGTGGTCGCCCAAGGGCGGCTGGAGCTGGTCGAGGCGATGTCGCAGCCCGATATGGTGGACGAGGCCAATCAGGCGTTTGGCGGCCCACCGGGTCGGGCTGGTCTTATGGCCCACGTCAAAGGCTTTCGGCGCGCGGTTGGAGAGCTGCAAGTCACGGTCGACCGCATCGTGGCCGCTGACGATGCCGTGATGGCCTGGTGGTCTTTTGCCGGGCTTCACGCAGGGCCCTGGCTGGAGCGGCAACCCACGGGCAATGCCATCCGGGGCACGGTGTTCAGCTTATTTGATCTGGTGGATGGCCGCATCAACCGCTACCGGCTTTTTCTCCACGCCGAGTTTCCCGAAACCGTGATCCTGGACACCTCTCGTCTGCATACCGGCTCGGCGCTATAGCCGGTGGCGAAAGGCACGCATCGTCTCTGACCTTTGTTTCGCTCGCTGAAAGGGGCAAATCCATGCGAGCTTGCCCTTGTCACCAGCACATTGAACAGCAAGAAGGAACTGGGGTCAGACTCCAATGGAATGGGTTCTGCGCACTACCGAGTGTCTTTTCGTTGCGCGAGGTTTCGATCTCGCTCACCATGCACAGTTGTTCGGAGCGCTATTGGCCGCCGACGGGCAGGCCGTAGGAGTCTTTGCATCGCTGGCGCACGGTATCTGACCCCAGGCATCGGCATGGCGCATCGAACTCCGCCCGGTCGGTGGAGCGGGGAAGGGCTGGCTTGCTGGGTGTTGCAGACCATGGCGCCGGAGGCCCGCGCGTGGGGTATCGAGCGCGCCTATTTGAAGGTGCACGGCAGAGGTGCTTCCGGGCTCGCGCTGTTTCCGCGCATGGGGTGGGGGACGGCTTGATTTGATGGGTATTGGCGGTCTTGTCCCGCGCAGAAAGCAGTTCCAGGTGGGCAAAAGGCAAGTCTGCGAAGCCCCGCAACTGCGTCATGCCTTGAGCCGACCCGGGCACCGCGAGGTGAAGCTTTAGTGGGACGGTGCCTGCGCGGGTGGCGACTGCCGTTCGGCATTGCCATCGTCTGAAGAATCGCCGTCGTCCAGCGACTGCCAATCGCTGGTCACCAGATCCATCAGCGCGCTGTCCAAGGTCTCTTCGTCGATATCCAGAGGCTCATCCAACCGCTCAGGCTGTTTGGGCGAAGTCCGATGGTTCATCCTGGTCCCCCGATCTGATCGCTCGCTGTCGTTGACCAAAGGTGGCAACACACAGCCCGATCAAGGCCCGAGTGAACTACAAAACTGCGCAGTTGAACAGCCTCAAGTGGTGTCAAGGTGTGAGCGGCCCTGGAGAGAATCGGGGAAATCAGAGTCAGGTCTTGCTTTTACCTACGGGAGCTGTTCATGTCAAAAGACAAGACTTGAGCTTTGTCCCGTTCACTCGGTCGCGTCAATGTGGGCTTGCCAGCGTCCTCTGCACAATGAACTGTTTGACTCTCCCATCCTGTCAATCAGACGCCGTTATCCGCAAACCTTTCGGCGGGTGGATCGCTCGGGAAGGGGAAGTCCTATTGATTCGTTAGCGGTTGCAATGCCCACCCATTGGACTTCCCTCCATGGCCGAAACAAAGACCCAGCCCACCGGCGCAAGCGTCGAGGACTACCTGGCATCCCGCGCGACCGACGGGCAGCGCGTTGACTGCCTGGCGCTGATGGTGCTGCTCAAAAAGGTCACGAAAAAGGGGCCAATGATGTGGGGGGCGAGCATTGTTGGTTATGGCTCGTATGACTACACCTATGCGTCAGGGCGAACAGGAACCACATGCCTCACGGGGTTTGCGATTCGCGGGCGAGAGATCGTGATCTACCTTGCCCCCTATTGGAATGGCGCCACCGGGCTGTTGGTGGCGCTGGGTTCGCACAAGATGGGCAAGGGCTGCCTGTACTTCAAACGGCTCGCCGATCTTGATCAAGCCGTTCTGGAGCAACCCGTGGTCGGTTCAGTGGCTGAACTCCACCGCCGTTATGGCCAAGCGGGCACCGCCTGAGAGCCTATACAGGGATGCCCCTCAAAGGCAGGCAATTGACCGATGTTTTGGCTGTTGGGGCAACGTTTGCCGTTGACGCGCAGGCATCTGGGGCGGGGCATGTTGTGGTCCGTTCCAGCAGGGCGCCGGAAGGGCCATTGCCGTCGACGGTTCTGGGCTGCGCCCGACTGGCGCTGGCTCAGGGTTGAACCATTCCGTCCATGCGCACCACTTCGAAATCGCGGCCCAGCACCTGCCCCAGCTCCCGGTTCAAGGTGTCGTTGTTCCAGCGCGGGTCGGGCGCACCGCTCACGTACCAGTTGCTGCCGTTGTCGGCAACCATC
This region of Hydrogenophaga crassostreae genomic DNA includes:
- a CDS encoding GNAT family N-acetyltransferase, coding for MLQLTPADIESLERATLQAVAPEQVHAIPGWLLPMDSGTVGRAKSAVPLVREGVDPADADRIAQAYRAKGFQPVLRVPDLPAFDALRARLETLGFTHDQPTLTQVGRIENVIAALSHLGTEGVSLDERPDAAWTAMFLGEGFDPVDGASRAASLARAQGTRYVSLREGESQNSHTTLACAAASFGHGWLGLHGLRTEARQRGRGLAGKVLLTMAQEARAQGMERMYLQVHDSSTSALALYRRVGLETAWGYRYWRSGSA
- a CDS encoding ester cyclase encodes the protein MKPDLLMQTYLEEVVAQGRLELVEAMSQPDMVDEANQAFGGPPGRAGLMAHVKGFRRAVGELQVTVDRIVAADDAVMAWWSFAGLHAGPWLERQPTGNAIRGTVFSLFDLVDGRINRYRLFLHAEFPETVILDTSRLHTGSAL
- a CDS encoding DUF1801 domain-containing protein translates to MAETKTQPTGASVEDYLASRATDGQRVDCLALMVLLKKVTKKGPMMWGASIVGYGSYDYTYASGRTGTTCLTGFAIRGREIVIYLAPYWNGATGLLVALGSHKMGKGCLYFKRLADLDQAVLEQPVVGSVAELHRRYGQAGTA